The Myxococcaceae bacterium JPH2 genome has a window encoding:
- the pssA gene encoding CDP-diacylglycerol--serine O-phosphatidyltransferase — protein sequence MKLRKLMFVLPNLFTVTSIFCGFYAITLCTGEAGPVQFYQSALAIFFAMFFDGFDGRVARLTKTQSDFGMQLDSLADVTSFGAAPALLVYKWALAPMGFLGLFISFAFAACGAMRLARFNVLAQRDPHGGGGGYFVGLPIPLAAGVLVSLIISHHVAAAGEPLTVGARVPVAVAVVALSLLMVSTVRYRTFKDARPSRKTALVCGVMAVAGGVIARQFHPAWVLVAYSFVYLLLGLVESAAQVGNRLVARKVGGGAAAVAAVIDDDEDEDEGPGSDGPAYL from the coding sequence ATGAAGCTGCGGAAACTGATGTTCGTGCTCCCGAACCTGTTTACCGTCACGTCGATCTTCTGTGGGTTCTACGCCATCACCCTGTGCACGGGCGAGGCGGGTCCGGTGCAGTTCTACCAGTCGGCGCTGGCCATCTTCTTCGCGATGTTCTTCGACGGGTTCGATGGTCGAGTGGCGCGACTGACGAAGACGCAGAGCGACTTCGGGATGCAACTCGACAGCCTGGCGGATGTGACCTCGTTCGGGGCGGCGCCTGCCCTGCTTGTGTACAAGTGGGCGCTTGCGCCGATGGGGTTCCTGGGGCTGTTCATCTCCTTCGCGTTCGCGGCGTGTGGGGCGATGCGTCTGGCGCGCTTCAACGTGTTGGCGCAGCGCGATCCGCATGGGGGTGGGGGCGGCTACTTCGTGGGGTTGCCCATCCCGTTGGCGGCGGGCGTGCTGGTGTCGTTGATCATCTCGCATCATGTGGCGGCGGCGGGGGAGCCCTTGACGGTGGGCGCGCGGGTGCCGGTGGCGGTGGCGGTGGTTGCGCTGTCGCTGTTGATGGTGTCGACGGTGCGCTATCGAACGTTCAAGGACGCTCGGCCGTCGAGGAAGACGGCCCTGGTCTGTGGGGTGATGGCGGTCGCGGGCGGAGTGATTGCGAGGCAGTTCCATCCCGCGTGGGTCCTCGTCGCCTACAGCTTCGTGTACTTGCTCCTGGGGTTGGTGGAGTCGGCGGCGCAGGTGGGCAATCGGCTGGTGGCGCGCAAGGTCGGAGGCGGTGCCGCAGCCGTCGCAGCGGT
- a CDS encoding alpha/beta fold hydrolase, producing the protein MGAVRWAMWGLVAVLALVLWNVAWVALVRRWYRLRTPPPQTLRARCADGWELAVHVRRAPVRRFQEPVLLCHGLAANRFTFDFEPPYSVAHALTEAGFDCFSVEWRGTGHSRRPPPGRRYTDFSIDDHVLQDAPALLALALKETGATRAFWLGHSLGGLVGYAVAQGPVAAQLAGLLVLGSPVHFKSEPFLRTLISLGVRAAWPGQLRQEWMSASLAPFLGYVTLPLSDLVVNPKHIPPRIQRQVYANMMSSMSRKVLLQFQDWIEHDAFRSYDRRVDWREGISRLQLPVLVMGGSADRLATSQNVEAQYALLTTPDKSLHVFGRDHGDQQDYGHGDLIFGQGAPTEVYPVIREWLERHATPLAIDAASGQSA; encoded by the coding sequence ATGGGCGCCGTGCGGTGGGCCATGTGGGGGCTGGTCGCGGTGCTGGCCCTGGTGCTGTGGAACGTCGCCTGGGTGGCGCTCGTCAGGCGCTGGTACCGACTCCGAACACCTCCCCCGCAGACCTTGCGGGCTCGCTGCGCGGACGGGTGGGAGCTGGCCGTCCATGTCCGCCGCGCCCCCGTTCGGCGCTTCCAGGAACCCGTCCTCCTGTGCCACGGGCTGGCCGCCAATCGATTCACGTTCGACTTCGAGCCTCCCTACTCCGTCGCCCACGCCCTCACCGAGGCCGGCTTCGATTGCTTCAGCGTCGAGTGGCGCGGCACCGGCCACTCTCGGCGCCCTCCGCCTGGCCGGCGCTACACCGACTTCTCCATCGATGATCACGTCCTCCAAGATGCCCCCGCGCTCCTCGCGCTCGCGTTGAAGGAGACCGGTGCCACGCGCGCATTCTGGTTGGGGCACTCGCTTGGCGGACTCGTGGGCTACGCGGTGGCGCAGGGCCCCGTGGCCGCTCAGCTCGCGGGACTCCTCGTGCTCGGCTCACCGGTGCACTTCAAGTCCGAGCCCTTCCTCCGCACCCTCATCTCCCTGGGCGTCCGTGCGGCCTGGCCCGGTCAGCTTCGCCAAGAATGGATGAGCGCCAGCCTCGCGCCCTTCCTCGGATACGTCACCCTGCCCCTGTCGGATCTCGTCGTGAACCCGAAGCACATCCCGCCGCGGATCCAACGACAGGTCTACGCCAACATGATGTCGTCGATGAGCCGCAAGGTCCTGCTCCAGTTCCAGGATTGGATCGAGCACGACGCGTTCCGCTCGTATGACCGGCGCGTGGACTGGCGCGAGGGCATCTCTCGGCTCCAGCTCCCTGTGCTCGTCATGGGTGGCAGCGCGGACCGACTCGCCACCTCGCAGAACGTCGAGGCCCAGTACGCGCTCCTCACCACTCCCGACAAGTCCCTCCACGTCTTTGGTCGCGACCATGGCGACCAGCAAGACTATGGGCACGGAGACCTCATCTTCGGTCAGGGCGCCCCCACCGAGGTGTACCCCGTCATCCGGGAGTGGTTGGAGCGACATGCCACTCCGCTGGCCATCGATGCGGCCTCGGGTCAGAGCGCGTAA
- a CDS encoding HU family DNA-binding protein has protein sequence MTKAELVEVVAAQTRLTKKSAAEILDIVFTNIGKAVKKDSRFSYPGFGTWSMRSRKARKIRNPQTNEMMKLKASKTIGFRPAKELKNSL, from the coding sequence ATGACCAAGGCAGAGCTCGTGGAGGTGGTGGCAGCGCAGACGCGGCTGACCAAGAAGTCGGCAGCCGAGATTCTCGACATCGTCTTCACCAATATCGGCAAGGCGGTGAAGAAGGACTCGCGCTTCAGCTACCCCGGGTTCGGCACCTGGTCCATGCGCTCTCGCAAGGCCCGGAAGATCCGCAACCCGCAGACGAATGAGATGATGAAGCTCAAGGCGTCGAAGACCATCGGCTTCCGGCCGGCGAAGGAACTGAAGAACTCGCTCTAA
- a CDS encoding M23 family metallopeptidase — MRRPAVLSLMLLSACATPRAEKMSFDELYATARGRPDDATAMPEARERTNALSGSGRSLLLAPEPALELQRTLTDFAEQAKALRKQVKRGSAMPADEARNWERMNAALDAFLARPVERTDSRDVARARSVLEAELEQDARLYGDMSSALAEGVVLRVGGLAVRMAELRRLEHPPEPVGGPPTLVWPVEPVTVTSLYGERWHPIINERRRHLGVDLAARPGQAIYTAAKGVVLRAGWNGDHGLQVEVQHAGPWVTRYSHMSQVLVQPGEVVERGDALGLAGDTGLATGVHLHFELWHGGESMDPLDALGTPDAAGSEPVAHGGSAWPATHQGRHPTTSGQRP; from the coding sequence GTGCGCCGACCTGCCGTCCTCTCCCTGATGCTCCTCTCCGCGTGCGCCACGCCGCGCGCCGAGAAGATGAGCTTCGACGAGCTGTATGCCACCGCGCGTGGCCGGCCCGATGACGCGACGGCCATGCCCGAGGCTCGGGAGCGAACGAACGCGCTGTCCGGAAGCGGGCGTTCCCTCCTCCTCGCGCCCGAGCCCGCGCTGGAGCTTCAGCGCACGCTGACGGACTTCGCCGAGCAGGCGAAGGCGCTCCGCAAGCAGGTGAAGCGGGGGAGCGCGATGCCCGCGGACGAGGCCCGGAACTGGGAGCGGATGAACGCCGCGCTGGACGCGTTCCTCGCGCGTCCGGTGGAGCGCACGGACTCACGAGACGTCGCGCGAGCGCGCAGCGTGCTGGAGGCCGAGCTGGAGCAGGACGCGCGGCTGTACGGCGACATGTCCTCGGCCCTGGCGGAAGGGGTCGTGCTGCGCGTGGGAGGGCTCGCGGTGCGCATGGCCGAGCTGCGGCGCCTGGAGCACCCGCCCGAGCCCGTGGGAGGCCCGCCCACGCTCGTCTGGCCCGTGGAGCCGGTGACGGTCACCAGCCTCTACGGAGAGCGCTGGCACCCCATCATCAACGAGCGTCGGCGCCACCTGGGCGTGGACCTGGCCGCGCGGCCGGGACAGGCCATCTACACCGCGGCCAAGGGTGTGGTGCTGCGCGCGGGCTGGAACGGCGACCACGGCTTGCAGGTGGAGGTGCAGCACGCGGGGCCGTGGGTGACGCGCTACAGCCACATGTCCCAGGTGCTGGTGCAGCCCGGCGAGGTCGTCGAGCGAGGGGACGCGCTCGGCCTCGCGGGGGACACCGGGCTGGCCACGGGAGTGCACTTGCACTTCGAGCTGTGGCACGGCGGCGAGTCCATGGATCCGCTGGACGCGCTGGGGACTCCGGATGCGGCGGGCTCGGAGCCCGTGGCGCATGGTGGAAGTGCGTGGCCCGCAACGCATCAGGGGCGCCACCCGACGACCTCGGGTCAGCGCCCCTGA
- the ltaE gene encoding low-specificity L-threonine aldolase, with the protein MKPIDFRSDTVTKPTPAMRRLIAEADVGDDVYGEDPTVNRLEERVAERLGLEAAVFVPSGTQANQIAIGAHCRAGDEVLTEAGSHIIQYEGGAVPALWGVQPGPIPGERGLLSPEQVKAAVHEDNIHNPRTRLLSLENTHNRGGGTVWPVERFRAVVQAGRAAGLAVHLDGARLFNAEVALGVPASAWAKLTDTTSVCFSKGLGAPVGSALAGRADVIREARRLRKRLGGGMRQAGILAAAALYALENHVARLAEDHANARRLAEGLARIPGVRVDLTLVETNMVFAEFSKPASEMARVLAARGVLANGMGASAVRFVCHLDVSGADIDDAVARVRSAVEDGALRP; encoded by the coding sequence ATGAAGCCCATCGACTTCCGCTCCGACACCGTCACGAAGCCCACCCCCGCCATGCGTCGCCTCATCGCCGAAGCGGACGTGGGCGATGACGTCTATGGCGAGGACCCGACCGTGAACCGGCTGGAGGAGCGCGTGGCCGAGCGCCTGGGGCTGGAGGCGGCGGTCTTCGTCCCTTCGGGCACGCAGGCGAATCAGATCGCCATCGGCGCGCACTGCCGCGCGGGCGATGAGGTGCTCACCGAGGCGGGCAGCCACATCATCCAGTACGAAGGCGGCGCCGTTCCGGCCCTGTGGGGCGTGCAGCCCGGGCCCATCCCGGGAGAGCGCGGCCTCCTGTCGCCCGAGCAAGTGAAGGCGGCGGTCCACGAGGACAACATCCACAACCCGCGCACGCGCCTGCTCTCGCTGGAGAACACGCACAACCGAGGCGGCGGCACGGTGTGGCCCGTGGAGCGCTTCCGCGCGGTGGTGCAGGCGGGCCGAGCCGCAGGCCTCGCGGTGCACCTGGATGGCGCGCGGCTGTTCAACGCGGAGGTGGCGCTGGGCGTGCCTGCCTCGGCCTGGGCGAAGCTCACGGACACGACGTCGGTGTGCTTCTCCAAGGGCCTCGGGGCGCCGGTGGGCTCCGCGCTCGCGGGCCGGGCGGACGTCATTCGCGAGGCGCGGCGGCTGCGCAAGCGCTTGGGCGGTGGCATGCGGCAGGCGGGCATCCTGGCGGCCGCTGCCCTCTACGCCCTGGAGAACCACGTCGCGCGGCTCGCGGAGGACCACGCGAACGCGCGCCGATTGGCGGAGGGGCTCGCGAGGATTCCCGGGGTGCGCGTGGACCTGACGCTCGTGGAGACCAACATGGTCTTCGCCGAGTTCTCGAAGCCCGCGTCCGAGATGGCTCGCGTGCTCGCCGCGCGCGGGGTGCTCGCCAACGGGATGGGGGCGAGCGCGGTGCGCTTCGTCTGCCACCTGGATGTGTCCGGGGCGGACATCGACGACGCGGTGGCGCGCGTGCGAAGCGCGGTGGAGGACGGTGCACTCCGGCCGTAA
- the nth gene encoding endonuclease III — MVLQGLRPGLGRAAGVTYNGGVARRETAAEKRQRAVTVLDRLEAAMPDARIELDYRTPLELLVAVVLSAQCTDKRVNMVTPALFQRFPDAAAYARAEPSDVEPFIRTCGLYRAKAKNIVAAARVLVEEHGGQVPLVREVLEKLPGVGRKTAGVVCIHLGGDLAFPVDTHVKRLAYRLGFTTREDPDQVEADMQALVPRERWTLGHQLLVWHGRRTCFARSPDCEHCPVADLCPKRGVSTAKAEPAPKAKPTTRRPPRAKS; from the coding sequence ATGGTTCTCCAGGGGCTGCGTCCAGGGCTTGGGCGCGCAGCAGGGGTGACATACAACGGCGGCGTGGCTCGGCGAGAAACGGCGGCGGAGAAGCGGCAGCGTGCGGTGACGGTCCTGGACAGGCTGGAGGCGGCCATGCCGGACGCCCGCATCGAGTTGGACTACCGCACCCCTCTGGAACTCCTGGTCGCCGTGGTTCTTTCCGCCCAGTGCACGGACAAGCGCGTGAACATGGTTACGCCCGCGCTCTTCCAGCGATTCCCGGACGCCGCCGCCTACGCGCGCGCGGAGCCCTCGGACGTGGAGCCCTTCATCCGCACGTGCGGGCTGTATCGCGCCAAGGCGAAGAACATCGTCGCCGCGGCCCGCGTGCTGGTGGAGGAGCACGGCGGACAGGTGCCGCTCGTGCGCGAGGTGCTGGAGAAGCTGCCGGGCGTGGGGCGGAAGACGGCGGGCGTCGTGTGCATCCACCTGGGCGGAGACCTGGCCTTCCCGGTGGACACGCATGTGAAGCGGCTCGCCTACCGGCTCGGCTTCACGACCCGCGAGGATCCGGACCAGGTCGAAGCGGACATGCAGGCCCTCGTGCCTCGTGAACGGTGGACGCTCGGGCACCAGCTGCTGGTGTGGCACGGGCGGCGCACCTGCTTCGCGCGCTCACCCGATTGCGAGCATTGCCCGGTGGCGGACCTGTGCCCGAAGCGCGGCGTGAGCACCGCGAAGGCCGAGCCCGCCCCGAAAGCTAAGCCGACGACGCGGCGTCCTCCGCGCGCGAAGTCTTGA
- a CDS encoding peptide deformylase — protein sequence MVRDILIWPDPILKQKAKPVAKVDDSVRALVKDMFETMYAADGVGLAAPQVGVLQRIVVIDASPRQPESKPLAMINPRIIATEGETTYTEGCLSIPGEAEDVDRAAIVTVTFLDAEGQEQTLQCDGLLAIAVQHETDHLDGTVYVDHLSTLKREIIRRKMKRLKTSRAEDAASSA from the coding sequence ATGGTCCGAGACATCCTCATCTGGCCTGACCCCATCCTGAAGCAGAAGGCCAAGCCCGTGGCGAAGGTGGACGACTCCGTCCGCGCCCTGGTGAAGGACATGTTCGAGACGATGTATGCCGCCGACGGCGTGGGCCTCGCCGCCCCGCAGGTGGGCGTGCTCCAGCGCATCGTCGTCATCGACGCCTCGCCCCGCCAGCCGGAGTCCAAGCCCCTCGCGATGATCAACCCGCGCATCATCGCGACCGAGGGCGAGACCACGTACACCGAGGGCTGTCTGTCCATCCCAGGCGAGGCCGAGGACGTGGACCGCGCCGCCATCGTCACCGTCACCTTCCTCGACGCGGAAGGCCAGGAGCAGACGCTCCAGTGCGATGGGCTGCTCGCCATCGCGGTGCAGCACGAGACGGACCACCTGGATGGCACCGTCTACGTGGACCACCTCTCCACGCTGAAGCGGGAGATCATCCGCAGGAAGATGAAGCGGCTCAAGACTTCGCGCGCGGAGGACGCCGCGTCGTCGGCTTAG
- a CDS encoding response regulator receiver protein: MGASVLLVHDDIATIAAVRRLLSREGHEVILATSAADALIAFGHHLPELIVLAPGVESGRGRVVLEELVQHPEGHRARVLLLSESIEGFSAPVAPLPLDGPSFVALVDSLIHSPAEADGWRVMESRTLAPPVDGSEAGASAEETWHATAPRVVGGDPALANALFGDLAPLSQTDWELAAMTDEERNALEQNQQREQQTALAMDAAFEQTHQEVEAEAMASIDSVLAGSGTAGSAGEWAESAMVDGTPTEWEGSAESEGASAEPDWGDAATATGVEADWGAAATDASATDPEGASAQSDASATASEGASAETDWSATAPADSSAETDWSATAPEGASAESDGSGVTSEGVSAQADWSAESPESASPQPSEAGESPTDADPSASWFIDNDGAEHDEASSLQSMWTGEAAHVPAMASESAAATESVPLPGRLAFREEHLRPPGLRPAKPAPKLGDEGFFEVDAPEAAGAADPLAAAEAELRRLRGAADGGTWTELPPDPELDSATDGTGTNWDELEEQLRASPASEPSAQEDADPQETHSNWDELESQLRAEAAERDGASSQPDAPVAGPAPTSSEQDDAEGSESARSNWDELEAQLRAEAAERLDASGGEGTEEMSQSNWDELDAQLQAEARARATEDTESPSVGNVLAPARGSPSVGSDWFDTETDPATSTPPPTAVAPLSETDFSGLSEEGSGMGVSAPTERFAMPAPSEEEPAQEAVPPELADQEAVEHQFEEAHQRVRHVLAELERERSQRTHFEQAFHEEAARAEAALAQADAARSEAEAAVALIARIQAGAQQSQAQVAELQALLDAATARATEASAALDLARTQAEQAETETNLAKARVAEERARAEAEHARAESLVGASAREAALTADLQTLRELSAHQSETLEAREAELARLTSDSAQRIAELEAQLSQLNDALERESTLRADTQARSTEQTTALQAQLDKARARIEAESTARAAVDAEAKAALARVERREQDVTALQSRLAELERALAEQTRTRATAEARAESEFHAHEDLETRLRESQAERELLTARILETEARAEAEARGRASLAEKLTREHQARLEAESRGAETLKALKELESRLASESGGRVDAEARVAAEGKAHREAEARAEVTRLELDAAEARLTQEMAEHEQARAAAEALLAQARAAHEQAQAAAEARLTREVAAHAETRAAAESRVASEVEAREEAQSQVAAGERARAAAELRAEQAMQARAEMESRAEAEIRAREAAEARAEAEAEARAEAEARAEAEARSRAEAMERAEAEGRHRTALEVRMEVESRGRADAEARLDAESRARTEAEAEARRHHEALLQERAARAKLEADAIEQRAHAERERLALEERAHRDAEEAAAQARASLFPLEAPGRPELAVARSGSVTQEGLSRLLLRLCDARMEVRLELKVVNALRILWLRDGTLVGAASSAAGESLIDRARADGLIDARQEAELRLVRSATTGALLEALRGRGYLRETEAVPLVQRYTEQVFLDALAEPSTLYRLVQEPAPHEVALAAATRPPLHLLTEALRNTLTSESLLETAGSLRARVTRGDAHVAPSEFGFPSRELHLLEGVDGERTLEALLLSAGMPQDVTLKALSVARTLGLVALQPDTLDGAGDHPPELDVRRLEAKFEEVQDADYFTVLGLARSAGGEEVKRAYELLSAEFHPLRFAGHPDAALQHRAQQVRVILSEAARALGDDRLRAEYARNLLD, encoded by the coding sequence ATGGGCGCCTCGGTCCTTCTCGTACACGACGACATCGCCACCATCGCCGCGGTGCGGCGCCTGCTCTCGCGCGAAGGACACGAGGTCATCCTCGCGACCTCCGCCGCGGACGCGCTCATCGCCTTCGGTCACCACCTGCCCGAGCTCATCGTGCTCGCGCCGGGAGTGGAGAGCGGCCGAGGCCGCGTCGTGTTGGAGGAGTTGGTGCAGCACCCGGAGGGGCACCGGGCTCGCGTGCTGCTCCTGTCTGAGTCCATCGAGGGCTTCAGCGCTCCGGTGGCGCCGCTCCCGTTGGATGGGCCGAGCTTCGTGGCGCTGGTGGACTCGCTGATCCACTCGCCGGCGGAGGCGGATGGGTGGCGGGTGATGGAGAGCCGCACGCTCGCGCCTCCGGTGGATGGGAGTGAGGCGGGCGCGTCGGCAGAAGAGACGTGGCACGCCACCGCGCCGCGAGTCGTGGGTGGCGATCCCGCGCTGGCCAACGCGCTCTTTGGAGATCTGGCGCCGCTGTCCCAGACGGACTGGGAGCTGGCGGCGATGACGGATGAGGAGCGCAACGCGCTGGAGCAGAACCAGCAGCGTGAGCAGCAGACCGCGCTCGCGATGGACGCCGCCTTCGAGCAGACGCATCAGGAGGTCGAGGCGGAGGCGATGGCCTCCATCGACTCGGTGTTGGCGGGAAGTGGTACGGCCGGGAGCGCGGGAGAGTGGGCCGAGTCGGCGATGGTCGACGGGACACCGACGGAGTGGGAGGGCTCCGCGGAGTCCGAAGGCGCCAGCGCGGAGCCGGATTGGGGCGACGCCGCGACAGCCACGGGCGTGGAGGCGGACTGGGGCGCTGCTGCAACAGACGCGAGCGCGACGGACCCTGAAGGTGCGAGCGCACAGTCGGACGCGAGTGCGACGGCGTCCGAGGGTGCGAGCGCGGAGACAGACTGGAGCGCGACGGCGCCTGCAGATTCGAGTGCGGAGACGGACTGGAGTGCAACGGCACCCGAAGGAGCGAGCGCGGAGTCGGACGGGTCCGGTGTGACGTCCGAAGGCGTGAGCGCCCAGGCGGACTGGAGCGCTGAGTCACCCGAGAGCGCGAGTCCCCAACCATCCGAGGCCGGCGAGAGCCCCACGGATGCCGATCCCAGCGCGAGCTGGTTCATCGACAACGACGGTGCCGAGCACGACGAGGCTTCGTCGCTCCAGTCCATGTGGACTGGTGAGGCCGCACACGTCCCCGCGATGGCCTCCGAGAGCGCCGCGGCGACAGAGTCCGTGCCACTTCCGGGGCGGCTCGCGTTTCGCGAGGAGCACCTGCGGCCTCCCGGATTGCGCCCCGCGAAGCCCGCGCCCAAGCTGGGGGACGAAGGCTTCTTCGAGGTCGATGCTCCGGAGGCCGCAGGGGCGGCGGATCCGCTCGCAGCCGCGGAAGCCGAACTCCGAAGGTTGCGGGGGGCGGCGGATGGAGGCACTTGGACCGAGCTGCCGCCCGATCCCGAGCTGGACTCGGCGACTGACGGAACCGGCACGAACTGGGACGAACTGGAAGAGCAGCTTCGAGCGAGCCCTGCATCCGAGCCCTCCGCGCAAGAGGACGCAGACCCTCAAGAGACGCACTCGAACTGGGACGAGTTGGAGTCACAGCTCCGCGCCGAAGCCGCCGAGCGAGATGGCGCCAGCTCCCAACCAGACGCGCCAGTCGCAGGGCCGGCTCCCACATCGTCCGAGCAGGACGATGCCGAGGGCTCGGAGTCAGCCCGCTCGAACTGGGACGAGTTGGAAGCACAGCTTCGCGCCGAGGCCGCCGAGCGCCTCGATGCGTCAGGTGGGGAGGGCACGGAGGAGATGTCCCAGTCGAACTGGGACGAACTCGACGCGCAGCTCCAGGCCGAGGCACGCGCGCGTGCCACCGAGGACACCGAATCGCCCAGCGTGGGCAATGTGCTGGCACCCGCGAGAGGCTCACCCTCGGTGGGCTCTGATTGGTTCGACACCGAGACAGATCCCGCGACGAGCACACCACCACCGACCGCGGTGGCCCCGTTGTCGGAGACCGATTTCTCGGGCCTGAGCGAAGAGGGCAGTGGGATGGGTGTCTCGGCCCCGACCGAGCGCTTCGCGATGCCCGCGCCGAGCGAGGAAGAGCCCGCGCAAGAGGCAGTGCCTCCGGAGCTCGCGGACCAAGAGGCCGTCGAGCACCAGTTCGAGGAAGCGCATCAGCGGGTGCGTCATGTCCTCGCGGAGCTGGAGCGCGAACGGAGTCAGCGGACCCACTTCGAGCAAGCCTTCCACGAGGAGGCCGCACGAGCCGAGGCCGCGCTCGCGCAGGCCGATGCGGCGCGGAGCGAGGCCGAAGCCGCGGTGGCACTCATCGCGCGGATCCAGGCTGGAGCCCAGCAGTCCCAAGCCCAGGTCGCCGAACTCCAGGCGCTGCTCGATGCCGCGACCGCGCGCGCCACGGAGGCCAGTGCGGCGCTGGACCTCGCGAGAACGCAGGCCGAGCAAGCTGAGACCGAGACCAACCTCGCGAAGGCCCGTGTCGCGGAGGAACGAGCACGCGCGGAGGCCGAGCACGCGCGCGCCGAGTCTCTCGTGGGCGCAAGCGCGCGCGAGGCCGCGCTCACGGCGGACCTCCAGACGCTGCGAGAGCTGTCTGCGCACCAGTCCGAGACCCTCGAAGCCCGCGAGGCGGAGCTGGCTCGGCTGACGAGCGACTCCGCGCAGCGGATCGCCGAACTCGAAGCGCAGCTCTCGCAGTTGAACGACGCGCTGGAGCGCGAGTCCACGCTGCGGGCTGACACCCAGGCCCGCTCAACGGAACAGACCACAGCGCTGCAAGCACAGCTCGACAAGGCGCGTGCGCGCATCGAGGCGGAGTCGACGGCCCGCGCCGCGGTGGACGCGGAAGCCAAGGCCGCGCTCGCACGAGTCGAGCGCCGTGAGCAGGACGTCACCGCGCTTCAGTCGCGACTCGCGGAGCTTGAGCGAGCCCTCGCGGAGCAGACCCGGACGCGAGCCACCGCCGAGGCGCGTGCCGAGTCGGAGTTCCACGCGCACGAGGACCTGGAGACACGGCTGCGTGAGTCGCAGGCGGAGCGAGAGCTGCTGACCGCGCGAATCCTAGAGACGGAGGCGCGAGCAGAAGCCGAGGCGCGAGGCCGCGCGTCGCTCGCGGAAAAACTCACGAGAGAGCACCAGGCGCGCCTCGAGGCTGAGTCCCGAGGGGCGGAGACGCTCAAGGCCCTGAAGGAACTCGAGTCCCGGCTCGCGTCTGAGTCCGGTGGTCGAGTGGACGCGGAAGCGCGGGTCGCGGCGGAGGGCAAGGCCCATCGCGAAGCCGAGGCCCGCGCGGAGGTGACTCGGCTGGAGCTCGATGCCGCCGAGGCTCGGCTGACGCAAGAGATGGCCGAGCATGAACAGGCCCGCGCCGCCGCCGAAGCGCTGCTCGCCCAAGCGCGGGCCGCCCATGAACAGGCGCAAGCCGCCGCCGAAGCGCGGCTGACACGCGAGGTCGCGGCGCACGCGGAGACACGCGCCGCCGCCGAGAGCCGGGTCGCCAGCGAAGTTGAAGCCCGCGAGGAGGCCCAGTCTCAGGTCGCGGCGGGAGAGCGTGCCCGAGCGGCGGCCGAACTCCGCGCGGAGCAGGCGATGCAGGCCCGCGCCGAGATGGAGTCGCGCGCGGAGGCGGAAATTCGGGCGCGCGAGGCCGCGGAGGCTCGCGCCGAGGCAGAGGCGGAAGCCCGCGCGGAAGCCGAGGCCCGCGCCGAGGCAGAGGCCCGGAGCCGCGCCGAGGCGATGGAGCGAGCAGAGGCGGAGGGGCGCCATCGGACCGCGCTGGAAGTCCGCATGGAGGTCGAGTCGCGAGGACGCGCGGATGCCGAGGCGCGACTCGACGCGGAGTCACGAGCCCGCACAGAAGCGGAGGCCGAGGCACGTCGCCATCACGAGGCGCTGCTCCAGGAGCGCGCCGCCCGAGCGAAGCTGGAGGCCGACGCCATCGAGCAACGTGCCCATGCCGAGCGAGAGCGGCTGGCCCTGGAGGAGCGTGCGCATCGCGATGCCGAGGAGGCCGCGGCCCAGGCTCGCGCGTCCTTGTTCCCGTTGGAGGCCCCGGGCCGCCCGGAGCTCGCGGTGGCGCGCAGTGGCAGCGTGACGCAAGAGGGCCTGTCCCGGCTGCTGTTGCGCTTGTGCGATGCGCGCATGGAAGTGCGGCTGGAGCTGAAGGTCGTCAACGCCCTGCGCATTCTCTGGCTGCGAGATGGAACCCTGGTCGGCGCGGCCTCGTCCGCAGCGGGAGAGTCCCTCATCGACCGAGCGCGCGCGGATGGCCTCATCGACGCGCGACAGGAAGCCGAGCTGCGGCTCGTGCGCAGCGCCACCACGGGCGCGCTGTTGGAGGCACTGCGCGGACGCGGCTATCTGCGCGAGACCGAGGCCGTGCCGCTCGTGCAGCGCTACACCGAGCAGGTCTTCCTGGACGCGCTGGCCGAGCCCTCCACGCTCTATCGCCTCGTCCAGGAGCCGGCGCCTCACGAGGTGGCCCTGGCCGCCGCCACGCGCCCACCGCTGCATCTGTTGACGGAGGCTCTGCGCAACACCCTCACCTCCGAGTCCCTGCTGGAGACAGCGGGCTCACTGCGAGCCCGCGTGACGCGAGGAGATGCCCACGTCGCACCCAGCGAGTTCGGCTTCCCATCGCGCGAACTCCACCTGTTGGAAGGGGTGGATGGTGAGCGCACGCTCGAAGCGCTCCTGCTGAGCGCGGGGATGCCGCAGGACGTCACGCTGAAGGCGCTCTCGGTGGCGCGCACCTTGGGCCTCGTCGCGTTGCAGCCCGACACGTTGGACGGCGCGGGGGATCATCCGCCGGAACTCGACGTGCGGCGTCTCGAAGCGAAGTTCGAAGAAGTGCAGGACGCGGACTACTTCACCGTGCTGGGGCTCGCGCGTTCGGCGGGGGGCGAGGAGGTCAAGCGCGCCTACGAGCTGTTGTCCGCCGAGTTCCACCCGCTGCGTTTCGCCGGCCACCCGGATGCCGCCCTCCAGCATCGGGCGCAGCAGGTCCGTGTCATCCTCTCCGAGGCGGCTCGAGCCCTGGGCGATGACCGGCTGCGCGCGGAGTATGCGAGGAACCTCCTCGACTGA